A window of the Pedobacter frigiditerrae genome harbors these coding sequences:
- a CDS encoding two-component system response regulator gives MEVKTKKILIIDDDSRNIFALTAVLKAKKYNCLSAQSAKEGFDILQQDKDVSVVLMDMMMPDMDGYQAMKKMKTEPLMKDIPVIAVTAQAMLGDKERCLNAGAVGYISKPVNVDELVLLLNKYC, from the coding sequence ATGGAAGTTAAAACAAAGAAAATATTAATAATAGACGACGATAGCAGAAATATATTTGCTTTAACTGCGGTTTTAAAAGCAAAAAAATATAATTGCCTATCAGCTCAAAGTGCAAAAGAAGGGTTTGATATTTTACAGCAAGATAAAGATGTTAGCGTGGTGTTAATGGATATGATGATGCCCGATATGGACGGTTACCAAGCAATGAAAAAAATGAAAACAGAACCGTTAATGAAGGATATTCCTGTTATTGCGGTAACTGCTCAAGCAATGCTAGGCGATAAAGAACGTTGCTTAAATGCTGGTGCAGTTGGTTATATTTCAAAACCTGTAAATGTAGATGAGTTGGTATTGCTTTTAAATAAATATTGCTAG
- a CDS encoding protein-glutamate O-methyltransferase CheR, producing the protein MLVSNLPPINDEQVETLIDDVLEQYGYDFTGYSRASLKRRLSRLYSLDKQVSFAEFRYKIGSDNLYFKRFVEQITVNVTEMFRDPNFYKALRERVLPTLATYPFIRIWLAGCSTGEEAYSMAIVLKELNLLHKSLIYATDINPTVLEKAALGMFPLSQMKQYSENYIASGGKADFSSYYSANYSLAKFDVDLKEKMIFSTHNLVSDHSFNEFQLILCRNVLIYFDRDLQFKVLQLFDNSLENLGFLALGTKETTDFSPISKRYKRLEMEKIWRKTVNEKL; encoded by the coding sequence TTGCTAGTGTCTAATTTACCTCCTATAAATGACGAACAGGTAGAAACATTGATTGATGATGTTTTAGAGCAATATGGCTATGATTTTACTGGTTACTCTAGAGCATCATTAAAACGAAGGCTAAGTAGGTTATATAGTTTGGATAAGCAAGTAAGTTTTGCTGAGTTTAGGTATAAAATAGGAAGTGACAATCTTTATTTTAAACGTTTTGTAGAACAAATTACAGTTAATGTTACAGAAATGTTTCGCGACCCTAATTTCTACAAAGCTTTAAGGGAGCGCGTTTTGCCAACTTTGGCAACTTATCCTTTCATCAGAATTTGGTTGGCAGGTTGCTCAACTGGCGAGGAGGCTTATTCTATGGCAATTGTTTTAAAAGAGCTTAATTTGCTGCATAAATCGCTAATTTATGCCACAGACATTAACCCAACTGTTTTAGAAAAAGCTGCCCTAGGCATGTTTCCACTAAGCCAAATGAAACAATACTCTGAGAATTATATCGCATCTGGCGGAAAAGCAGATTTTTCATCGTATTATAGCGCAAACTATTCATTGGCAAAATTTGATGTAGACCTAAAAGAAAAAATGATTTTTTCAACTCATAACTTAGTCTCAGATCACTCTTTTAATGAATTTCAGCTAATTTTATGCAGAAACGTACTTATTTATTTCGACAGGGACTTGCAGTTTAAAGTGTTACAATTGTTTGATAATAGTTTAGAAAACTTGGGTTTCTTGGCTTTGGGTACTAAAGAAACAACAGATTTTTCACCAATCAGTAAAAGGTATAAAAGATTGGAAATGGAGAAAATTTGGAGGAAAACAGTAAATGAAAAATTGTGA
- a CDS encoding chemotaxis protein CheB — translation MKNCEALVIGGSAGSLDVLIKVLPSINLDIKFPIIIVLHRKKGTDSLLSDLLSTKTKLKVKEAEEKENILAKTIYIVPSDYHLLFEKDFTFSLDYSEKVNYSRPSIDVTFQSAAEVYKDKLVCLLLSGSNADGVNGLTMVKEFGGEVAVQNPKTAQVDYMPNQAILRVNVDEILDIEQMADYINKLN, via the coding sequence ATGAAAAATTGTGAAGCATTAGTAATTGGAGGTTCTGCAGGAAGCTTGGATGTATTAATAAAAGTGCTTCCTAGCATCAATTTGGATATTAAATTCCCAATCATAATTGTGCTTCATCGTAAAAAAGGAACCGATTCTTTGCTTTCAGATTTATTGTCTACAAAAACAAAATTAAAAGTTAAAGAAGCAGAAGAAAAAGAGAATATACTTGCTAAAACGATATACATTGTCCCTTCAGATTATCACCTTCTATTCGAAAAAGATTTTACCTTTTCCCTAGACTATTCAGAGAAAGTTAATTATTCTAGACCATCTATAGATGTAACCTTTCAGTCTGCGGCAGAAGTATATAAAGATAAACTAGTTTGTTTACTATTGTCTGGCTCTAATGCCGATGGTGTAAATGGATTAACTATGGTTAAAGAATTCGGTGGAGAAGTAGCCGTGCAAAACCCAAAAACAGCCCAAGTAGATTATATGCCAAATCAAGCAATTTTAAGGGTTAATGTTGATGAAATATTAGACATAGAACAAATGGCAGATTATATAAACAAACTAAATTAA
- a CDS encoding response regulator translates to MPKKVFIFDDNNDILELCTLILEDAGYEIKTSATSNNIVDQVSAYMPDLIFMDNWLPDVGGIEATQELKSHPDLKNIPVIYFSANNDVSTLAKKAGADSFLAKPFDIHALEEIVSAHIEK, encoded by the coding sequence ATGCCTAAAAAAGTATTTATTTTTGATGATAATAATGATATTCTAGAACTTTGTACGCTGATTTTAGAAGATGCTGGTTACGAAATTAAAACTTCTGCAACCTCAAACAATATCGTAGACCAAGTATCGGCCTACATGCCAGATTTAATCTTTATGGATAACTGGTTACCCGATGTTGGTGGCATTGAAGCTACGCAAGAGCTAAAATCTCATCCAGATTTAAAAAACATTCCTGTTATTTATTTTTCGGCTAATAACGATGTAAGTACACTAGCAAAAAAAGCAGGCGCTGATAGCTTTTTAGCGAAGCCTTTTGACATACACGCCTTGGAAGAAATTGTAAGCGCACACATAGAGAAATAA
- a CDS encoding outer membrane beta-barrel protein: MRPIYFLLLALLLGNIASANEQAKQGTVNGTILDEQNKPVDFVTVGLFKSTDSSLVKTALTTADGKFEFANINTGSYYIKANNMGYENYKGKAFVLNEQNLTLALGEIKLKPTSKTLNTVSVTAIKPLIERKTDKVVMNVENSSIAIGSTALEVLQKAPGVTVDQNDNISMQGKQGVMVMIDGKQTYMSNADVANLLRNMQSSQLETIELITNPSSKYPAAGNAGIINIKTKKSKSAGTNGSVNASAGYGKNFRGSAGINLNHRTAKVNIFGNYNYNNIERDNFIAIDRISNGTPNTYFSQAGDMNRKMNNNNYKAGLDFFIDKKNTIGVLVNGYSNSGTEHSLTNTKIGPSFSVIDSSLVANNLQTNKYNNMAYNINYKSVLDTAGSEISVDLDYSKYKGNDGTAFENAFLLANGIIKKPTEYTRNGTPSEINIKAFKVDYNVSLSKTLKLEAGLKSSWVKTDNNLRAEQLLATVWQNDARRSNQFVYDENVNAAYTNLNKQFKNTSIQLGLRVEQTSSKGNLITTKNVVERNYWDFFPTFFVQQTLSKNNQVGFSYSRRIDRPGYDALNPFLYYLDQYTYSKGNPFLNPQYTNSFEVSYTLLQKYNLSVNYSRTNDAITEVILPDAAQKALYQTNANLAKNTSYGANLNIPVKIGKWWDINNNLNVFHLSFESPNLAGQALNTGKTAYQFRMQNTFLIAKGLTAELSGSYESPLDYGTLSLRSRYSVDAGISKSLFNKKASLKLALSDVFNTNDSELTSAYPGLKYDLYQKNETQIGRISFSYRFGKNEIKPARRRSTGTESEQGRMKN; encoded by the coding sequence ATGAGACCTATTTACTTTTTATTATTAGCACTATTACTTGGAAACATTGCATCAGCCAATGAACAAGCCAAACAAGGAACCGTAAATGGAACCATATTAGATGAACAAAACAAACCTGTAGATTTTGTGACCGTTGGACTATTTAAATCAACAGATTCATCTTTGGTAAAAACTGCCTTGACTACGGCAGATGGAAAGTTTGAATTTGCCAACATTAACACTGGCTCCTATTATATCAAAGCCAATAATATGGGCTACGAAAATTATAAAGGAAAAGCTTTTGTTTTAAACGAGCAGAATTTAACTCTTGCTTTAGGTGAGATTAAACTTAAACCTACCAGCAAAACCTTAAATACGGTAAGTGTTACAGCGATTAAACCTTTAATTGAACGCAAAACAGATAAGGTGGTTATGAATGTAGAAAACAGCAGCATCGCAATTGGTTCTACAGCGTTAGAGGTTTTGCAAAAGGCACCAGGTGTAACTGTAGACCAAAACGACAATATCTCTATGCAAGGCAAACAAGGTGTAATGGTCATGATAGATGGCAAACAAACTTACATGAGCAATGCTGATGTTGCCAACTTATTGCGAAACATGCAAAGCTCGCAGTTAGAAACAATAGAATTAATTACCAATCCATCTTCTAAATATCCTGCCGCTGGGAATGCAGGAATCATCAACATCAAGACAAAAAAGAGCAAAAGTGCGGGTACAAATGGTAGCGTTAATGCATCAGCTGGTTATGGTAAAAATTTCAGGGGAAGTGCAGGAATCAATCTAAACCATAGAACAGCAAAGGTGAATATTTTTGGAAATTACAACTATAACAATATCGAGCGAGACAACTTTATTGCTATTGATAGAATCTCAAACGGTACTCCAAACACTTATTTTTCTCAAGCTGGAGACATGAACAGAAAGATGAATAACAATAATTACAAAGCTGGTCTGGACTTCTTTATTGATAAGAAAAATACAATTGGTGTTTTGGTAAATGGTTATTCGAACAGTGGAACCGAACACTCTTTAACTAACACAAAAATTGGCCCGAGCTTTTCTGTTATAGACTCTTCTTTAGTTGCTAATAACTTACAAACCAATAAGTACAATAACATGGCCTACAACATTAACTATAAATCTGTGTTAGATACCGCTGGTTCAGAAATATCGGTCGATTTAGATTATTCTAAGTACAAAGGAAATGATGGTACTGCCTTTGAAAACGCTTTTTTACTAGCTAACGGCATTATAAAAAAGCCAACAGAATATACACGTAATGGTACGCCTTCGGAAATTAATATCAAGGCTTTTAAAGTTGACTATAATGTGTCTTTAAGTAAAACTTTGAAGTTAGAAGCTGGGCTAAAAAGTAGTTGGGTTAAAACAGATAACAACTTAAGGGCAGAACAACTTCTTGCTACTGTTTGGCAAAACGATGCACGCCGCAGCAATCAATTTGTTTACGACGAGAATGTAAATGCAGCCTATACAAATCTTAACAAACAGTTTAAAAATACAAGTATACAACTAGGCTTAAGGGTTGAGCAGACTTCGTCGAAAGGAAACTTAATTACCACTAAAAACGTTGTAGAAAGAAATTACTGGGACTTTTTCCCTACTTTCTTTGTGCAGCAAACCTTGTCTAAAAATAATCAGGTTGGCTTTTCTTACAGCCGAAGGATTGATAGACCAGGCTACGATGCCTTAAATCCTTTTCTTTATTACTTAGACCAATATACTTATAGCAAGGGAAATCCTTTCTTAAATCCGCAGTATACCAACAGCTTTGAAGTAAGCTATACGCTATTGCAGAAATACAATTTATCCGTAAACTATAGTAGAACAAATGATGCGATTACGGAAGTTATATTACCTGATGCAGCACAAAAAGCTTTATATCAAACCAATGCAAACCTTGCTAAAAACACATCTTATGGTGCAAATTTAAACATCCCTGTTAAAATTGGTAAATGGTGGGATATTAATAATAATTTAAACGTTTTCCACTTGAGTTTTGAATCCCCGAACTTAGCTGGACAGGCATTAAACACTGGAAAAACCGCCTACCAATTTAGAATGCAAAACACCTTTTTAATCGCTAAAGGTTTAACAGCCGAGCTAAGTGGAAGTTACGAATCGCCATTAGATTATGGTACACTTAGCCTTAGGTCGCGTTATTCAGTAGATGCAGGGATAAGCAAGTCTTTATTTAACAAAAAAGCAAGTTTAAAATTGGCGCTGAGCGATGTGTTTAACACCAATGACAGCGAGTTGACAAGTGCCTATCCAGGGTTGAAATACGATTTGTACCAGAAAAACGAAACTCAGATTGGTAGAATTAGTTTCTCTTATCGTTTTGGTAAAAATGAAATCAAACCTGCTCGTCGTCGTTCTACCGGAACAGAATCTGAGCAAGGAAGAATGAAAAATTAA
- a CDS encoding dipeptidyl-peptidase 3 family protein — translation MKNNNKTVALLVGLSITASLFSCNNAEQKTANNDKKDKDSLIEYVAQRLPIYERVRLSTDLNALTVSERKVLPLLIEAAKIMDELFWKQAYPQRDSLLSTIKDEKTKQFVMINYGPWDRLNGDKPFVTGIGPKPENGTFYPAGMKKEDLEKSDVKDKFGLYSVIRTEQGKLISVPYHVIYATELQKASSLLKQAALVADDAGLKKYLNLRADALVSDNYTASDYAWLDMKNNGLDIIIGPIENYDDKLFNARASFESYVLVKDKVWSKRLAKYVAMLPELQKGLPVDAKYKKETPGTDSELNAYDVVYYAGDCNAGSKTIAVNLPNDEVIQQKKGTRRSQLKNAMQAKFDKILVPIANELIDKDQIKYIKFDAFFANVMFHEVAHGLGIKNTITGKGTVRSALKEQYSWLEEGKADILGLYMVTGLLKKGELTGDIKDYYTTFMAGLLRSVRFGAAESHGKANMQCFNFFKEKGAFQRSANGTYKVDFDKFAVAMNELTNFIITLQGNGDKIAVEKAQKTNGIIAAELQGDLDRLSKKGIPVDIVFDQGVDVLGMK, via the coding sequence ATGAAGAATAATAACAAAACTGTTGCTTTACTTGTAGGCCTTTCTATAACGGCTAGCCTATTTTCTTGCAATAACGCAGAGCAAAAAACAGCTAATAACGACAAGAAAGATAAAGACAGTTTAATAGAATATGTTGCCCAACGATTACCAATTTACGAAAGGGTTCGGTTAAGTACAGATTTAAATGCACTTACCGTAAGCGAAAGAAAAGTGCTTCCTTTGTTAATTGAGGCTGCCAAAATAATGGACGAATTATTCTGGAAACAAGCCTATCCACAACGTGATAGCCTTTTAAGCACCATTAAGGACGAAAAAACGAAACAGTTTGTAATGATTAATTACGGTCCTTGGGATAGGTTAAATGGCGACAAACCCTTTGTAACTGGAATCGGTCCAAAACCTGAAAATGGAACTTTTTATCCTGCTGGGATGAAAAAAGAAGACCTTGAAAAGTCTGATGTAAAAGATAAATTTGGTTTGTATTCTGTGATTAGAACCGAGCAAGGCAAATTAATTTCAGTTCCTTATCACGTTATTTACGCTACTGAATTACAAAAAGCTAGCAGTTTGTTAAAACAAGCAGCATTAGTTGCTGACGATGCTGGTCTAAAAAAATACCTAAATCTTCGTGCCGATGCTTTGGTAAGCGATAACTATACCGCTAGTGATTATGCTTGGCTTGACATGAAAAACAATGGACTTGACATTATCATTGGTCCGATTGAAAACTACGACGATAAGTTATTCAATGCCCGTGCATCGTTTGAATCTTACGTTTTAGTTAAGGATAAAGTATGGAGCAAACGTTTGGCAAAATATGTTGCCATGCTACCTGAATTACAAAAAGGCTTACCAGTTGATGCGAAATATAAAAAAGAAACGCCTGGCACCGACTCTGAATTAAATGCTTACGATGTTGTTTATTATGCTGGAGATTGCAATGCTGGCTCGAAAACAATAGCGGTTAACTTACCTAACGATGAAGTTATTCAGCAGAAAAAAGGTACTCGCCGTTCGCAATTGAAAAATGCAATGCAAGCTAAGTTTGATAAAATCTTAGTGCCAATTGCAAATGAGTTAATTGATAAAGACCAAATTAAATACATCAAGTTTGATGCGTTCTTTGCCAATGTGATGTTCCACGAAGTAGCCCATGGTTTAGGCATTAAAAACACCATTACAGGAAAAGGAACTGTTCGCTCTGCGTTGAAGGAACAATACTCTTGGTTAGAAGAAGGCAAGGCCGATATTTTAGGTTTGTATATGGTAACTGGCTTGCTTAAAAAAGGCGAACTTACAGGCGACATTAAAGACTATTACACCACATTTATGGCTGGCTTGTTACGTTCGGTACGTTTTGGTGCAGCAGAATCTCATGGTAAAGCAAACATGCAATGCTTTAATTTCTTTAAAGAAAAAGGTGCATTTCAAAGGTCTGCTAATGGAACTTACAAAGTTGATTTCGACAAATTTGCAGTAGCAATGAATGAGCTAACCAACTTTATCATTACGCTTCAGGGCAATGGTGATAAAATCGCTGTAGAAAAAGCACAAAAAACCAATGGAATTATTGCAGCAGAATTGCAGGGCGACTTAGATAGGCTATCCAAAAAAGGTATCCCAGTTGATATTGTTTTTGACCAAGGTGTTGATGTTTTGGGAATGAAATAG
- a CDS encoding N-acetylmuramoyl-L-alanine amidase, which yields MPLKKSILSSAILLGFGLFLTNCSTNKYAATDKIYKNMAKGFSKTIRATPPEGQTIDSLNNQQYFVGTVNMGIRKPNFVIIHHTAQDSLAQTIKTFTIARTAVSSHYVVSRDGKVVQMVNDYLRAQHAGAGKWGSVTDMNSCSIGIEMDNNGTTDVWTDAQINSLCALLATLKKKYSIPTANFIGHADFAPTRKPDPNNFPWKTLAKKGFGLWFDDVLQMPPADFDTTSALRIIGYDVKNLGAAVTAFKRHFVGNDLTPTLTDPDKLILYNLYKKYM from the coding sequence ATGCCGTTAAAAAAGTCAATTTTAAGTAGTGCCATTTTATTAGGATTCGGTTTATTTTTAACCAACTGTAGCACCAATAAATATGCCGCAACAGATAAAATTTATAAAAATATGGCGAAGGGTTTCTCTAAAACCATTAGAGCAACTCCACCAGAAGGACAAACCATAGATTCTCTTAACAACCAACAGTATTTTGTGGGTACGGTTAATATGGGAATTAGGAAACCTAATTTTGTAATCATCCATCACACCGCACAAGATTCTTTAGCTCAAACTATAAAAACATTTACTATTGCAAGAACGGCAGTTAGTTCTCATTATGTGGTGAGTAGAGATGGAAAAGTGGTGCAAATGGTAAATGATTATTTAAGGGCGCAACATGCCGGAGCTGGTAAATGGGGAAGTGTTACCGATATGAATTCTTGCTCTATTGGTATAGAAATGGATAATAATGGTACAACCGATGTTTGGACTGATGCACAGATCAATAGCCTTTGCGCTTTATTGGCTACCTTGAAAAAGAAATACAGCATTCCAACTGCTAACTTTATTGGCCATGCTGATTTTGCCCCAACACGCAAACCCGACCCAAATAATTTCCCTTGGAAAACTTTGGCTAAAAAAGGATTTGGATTGTGGTTTGATGATGTTTTGCAAATGCCACCTGCAGATTTTGATACCACTTCCGCCTTGCGCATTATTGGTTACGATGTAAAAAATTTAGGTGCAGCCGTTACAGCTTTCAAACGTCATTTTGTGGGTAATGATTTAACGCCAACCTTAACAGACCCAGATAAGTTGATTCTGTATAATTTATACAAGAAATATATGTAA
- a CDS encoding glutamine--tRNA ligase/YqeY domain fusion protein has translation MSEEKSLNFIEELIENDLSSGKTKTLVTRFPPEPNGYLHIGHAKAICLNFGLTQKYGGYTNLRFDDTNPVTEKTEYVDSQQADIQWLGFQWKNELYASDYFDQLHSFAVKLIEDGLAYVDHSTAEEIATQKGTPTEPGTPSAYRERTVDENLALFASMKNGEFADGTCTLRAKIDLSSSNMLMRDPIIYRIKHAHHHRTGDAWCIYPMYDFAHGQSDSIENITHSICTLEYVSHRELYDWFIEKLGIFPSKQYEFARLNLTYTVMSKRKLMQLVNENMVSGWDDPRMPTISGLRRRGYTPESIKEFCERIGIAKRENLIELSLLEFCIREDLNKRATRVMAVLDPIKLIITNYTKGEEILIGENNPEAEDKGGTREIPFSNELWIEREDFMEEPAKKWFRLAPGATVRLKHAYIVKCEDFKKDQNGNITEIHCTYIPESKSGEDTSGINVKGTIHWVSAKHAETAEVRLYDRLFTVESPDSEEGDFKEYLNPDSMQVIKQAYIEPYLANAEQGIGYQFIRKGYFSVDKDSKPGNIIFNRTVGLKEAWKPKA, from the coding sequence ATGAGTGAAGAAAAATCATTGAACTTTATTGAAGAGCTAATAGAGAATGATTTAAGTAGTGGAAAAACGAAAACCTTGGTAACTCGTTTTCCGCCAGAGCCTAACGGATACTTACACATTGGACATGCTAAAGCAATTTGCCTTAATTTTGGTTTAACCCAAAAATATGGTGGTTACACTAATCTACGTTTTGACGACACTAATCCAGTAACTGAAAAAACAGAATACGTAGACAGCCAACAGGCAGACATTCAATGGTTAGGCTTTCAATGGAAAAATGAATTATATGCCTCAGATTATTTTGATCAGCTACATTCTTTCGCCGTAAAACTGATTGAAGATGGCTTAGCTTATGTAGACCATAGCACAGCTGAAGAAATTGCAACTCAAAAAGGAACACCAACAGAACCAGGTACGCCAAGTGCTTACAGAGAACGTACTGTCGATGAAAACCTAGCTTTGTTTGCCAGCATGAAGAATGGCGAATTTGCTGATGGAACTTGTACATTAAGAGCTAAAATTGATTTGTCTAGTTCGAATATGTTGATGCGAGATCCGATTATATATCGTATTAAACACGCTCATCATCACCGTACTGGAGATGCTTGGTGCATTTATCCAATGTATGATTTTGCACATGGACAAAGTGATAGCATCGAAAACATCACACACTCTATTTGTACTTTAGAATATGTTTCTCACAGAGAATTGTACGATTGGTTTATTGAGAAATTAGGAATTTTTCCGTCTAAACAATATGAATTTGCTCGTTTAAATCTTACTTATACAGTAATGAGCAAACGTAAGTTAATGCAATTGGTTAACGAAAACATGGTTAGCGGTTGGGATGATCCACGAATGCCAACTATTAGTGGTTTGCGCAGAAGAGGTTATACACCAGAAAGCATTAAAGAGTTTTGTGAGCGCATAGGCATTGCCAAAAGAGAAAATCTAATTGAGTTAAGCTTATTAGAGTTTTGCATTCGCGAAGATTTAAATAAAAGAGCTACTCGTGTAATGGCTGTTTTAGATCCTATCAAATTAATCATTACCAATTATACCAAAGGTGAAGAAATTTTAATAGGAGAAAACAATCCAGAAGCTGAAGATAAAGGTGGAACTCGTGAAATTCCTTTCAGCAATGAACTTTGGATAGAGCGTGAAGATTTCATGGAAGAGCCAGCAAAAAAATGGTTCAGATTGGCGCCAGGTGCAACAGTAAGATTAAAACATGCTTACATTGTTAAATGTGAAGATTTCAAAAAAGATCAAAACGGGAACATAACAGAAATTCATTGTACTTATATTCCAGAATCTAAAAGTGGTGAAGATACAAGTGGCATAAATGTAAAAGGAACCATCCATTGGGTTAGTGCCAAACACGCAGAAACTGCGGAGGTTCGTTTATACGACCGATTATTCACCGTAGAATCTCCAGATAGTGAAGAAGGCGACTTTAAGGAATATTTAAATCCAGATAGTATGCAAGTGATTAAACAAGCATATATTGAACCTTATTTGGCTAATGCAGAACAAGGTATAGGTTATCAATTTATACGCAAAGGATACTTTAGCGTAGATAAAGATTCTAAGCCTGGAAACATTATTTTCAACAGGACTGTTGGTTTAAAAGAAGCTTGGAAACCGAAAGCTTAA
- a CDS encoding cobalamin B12-binding domain-containing protein has translation MNKTLNRPIRVLVAKVGLDGHDRGAKVIATSLRDAGMEVIYTGLRQTPEMVVNAALQEDVDAIGISILSGAHMTVFPKIVAVMKEKQLTDVLLTGGGIIPERDMKKLQEIGVGELFPPGTPMASIVTYIENWVVKNRNF, from the coding sequence ATGAACAAAACATTGAACAGACCTATTCGGGTTTTAGTAGCAAAAGTGGGCTTAGATGGACATGATCGCGGTGCAAAAGTGATCGCAACATCCTTGAGAGATGCTGGTATGGAGGTTATTTATACAGGCTTGCGTCAAACACCAGAAATGGTTGTAAATGCAGCTTTGCAAGAAGACGTTGATGCCATCGGCATTTCCATTCTTTCAGGTGCGCACATGACGGTTTTTCCAAAAATTGTAGCCGTCATGAAAGAAAAGCAATTAACTGATGTTTTATTAACTGGCGGAGGAATTATTCCCGAAAGAGATATGAAAAAGCTTCAGGAAATTGGTGTTGGAGAACTTTTTCCTCCAGGAACACCGATGGCAAGCATAGTAACTTATATAGAGAATTGGGTTGTTAAGAACAGAAATTTTTAA
- a CDS encoding enoyl-CoA hydratase/isomerase family protein, translating into MAYQQIIAEVKDQIFYITINREQKLNALNKEVLTELADAIAFASKSEEVRGVLITGAGEKAFVAGADISEFQNYSLAEGKELARSGHQNVFDAIENCPKPVVAAINGFALGGGLELAMACHIRVASDNAKLGLPEVTLGLIPGYGGTQRLTQLVGKGRAIEMITTADMITAEKAYRTGLVNEVVPQVELIAKAEEILNKIKTRAPLAIANAIKAVNASLKENINGFEVEIEEFANCFQTEDFKEGVTAFIEKRKAIFKGR; encoded by the coding sequence ATGGCATATCAACAAATCATAGCTGAAGTAAAAGACCAGATTTTTTACATCACCATAAATAGAGAGCAAAAACTGAATGCCTTAAATAAGGAAGTGCTAACTGAACTGGCTGATGCAATTGCGTTTGCTTCAAAAAGTGAAGAAGTGAGAGGAGTTTTAATTACAGGAGCCGGTGAAAAAGCATTTGTTGCAGGGGCAGATATTTCTGAGTTTCAAAATTATTCATTGGCTGAAGGAAAAGAGCTGGCAAGAAGCGGTCACCAAAATGTTTTCGACGCTATTGAAAATTGTCCGAAACCAGTTGTAGCTGCAATAAATGGTTTCGCCCTTGGCGGAGGGTTAGAATTAGCCATGGCTTGCCATATACGAGTAGCAAGTGATAATGCAAAACTGGGTTTGCCAGAAGTTACATTAGGTTTAATACCTGGTTATGGCGGTACGCAAAGATTAACGCAATTAGTTGGAAAAGGTAGAGCTATTGAAATGATTACAACTGCCGATATGATTACTGCTGAAAAAGCCTATAGAACTGGATTGGTAAACGAAGTTGTGCCACAGGTAGAATTAATCGCAAAGGCGGAAGAAATTTTGAATAAAATTAAAACCAGAGCGCCTTTGGCAATTGCCAATGCTATAAAAGCCGTTAATGCTTCTCTAAAAGAAAATATAAACGGATTTGAGGTTGAAATAGAAGAATTTGCTAACTGTTTTCAAACGGAAGATTTTAAAGAAGGTGTTACCGCCTTCATAGAGAAACGTAAGGCGATTTTTAAAGGTAGATAG